GGTTTTGTGTTAATTGAAGGACTAATAATTGATTTGTGTTGTTCGTTCAGAGAGGTGAAGGAGATAAAAGGTGCAAAGTTGCCACATTTAAACTCGCAGAAACTGGTGGATGCTGGTTTTGAGTTCAAGTATAGTGTGGAGGACATGTTTATTGATGCAATTGAATGCTGCAAGCAAAATGCTTATCTTTAAATCATTTCACTCATCAAATTCACTAAATAAAACCGATGATTGTTGGAGGCATCTACAATGTTTGATGCATTGTTGGAGGCATCTACAATCATTTCTCCTTTCTCTCAGTACAGTGTAAAcctttaatatttatgtttgtagATTTGTTTGAAATCTTTTTATGTAAATTCAGGGTGCTGCTGGGGAATAATTGTTTCGTTGTTGTTCATGATTCTACTATTTTTCACCTTTAATAAGGCTTGAAGAGACTACAATAATACTTGATGTAAATTGAAGTGAAAAACTTAATGTTACTACCAGCTAGTTAAGAGAGTAAactaatattaaatttgttatggGTTTCTCTGGTAGGTCTTCCTTTCTATCACATTTTTCATTTCACTTCTTGCACTCTGTTTCTATTCAATTTAGATTTGTTCAGTGAGTGAAAATTTAATGTGTATACTTATATGCATAACTTAACATCCTTCTTGGATCTATTTTCTTCCTTCAAATAATAGAATTCAATGTGTGGATTggaatttaaaataactttcaatttaattaatttaacttaattagattaaattgaatttatttttatttaaaacttagcTCAAATATAGACTGAAAcgagtatttaaacaaattatcaTCTCTTAACAAATACGATATCTCAAAATAAATAGTTTGTGTACTCAGTTTTTATAATGTTAcaacaatatttataacataCGCAAACAATATTCATATCATAGaacttaaaatcaattttatagataaattaTTAGTCAATcggtaattttattatataattattatgcATTATGTTTAATAGGATACTTTTACATGTGCTTGTTACCCAATCCAATCACCCTAacccataaaaataaaattatattggaTTTGGATTATACATATTCACAAATTGTATACAACTCACTCACCACCTCTACTAATTATCTCTTATTTTCCACAACTACTTGGATTGAATCACATTCATATATAGTTTAAAACTAATGATCTGTTAACCAATCTAATTTTAATTGGATACGCTAAGAAAACCATTTCAATCTAATTACTCAACCCAACCCACGACATTATTAAATTGGATTGAATTAGATATTCGTAGATTAAATGCAAGTAGCTTCCACTCTCATCATTTATCCCGTATCTTACACATCAAGTCTTCATTTGACTCCTACAAATGTTGTTTCTAAATGAATTCAAAATCTCAAGGTGTCTCAAACTATTTAACAGATGCTTGATTCAACTTATTGTAGTTAAATGTTCAATTATGTTTtagagcatttttttttttaaagaccaTTCTAATAAATTCATTCTTTATTAATCATGCACTTAATAAATTCAATTATGTTTTAGAACATTACTATCTGGGAACTTAAGCACGACAAGGGCACAATACATACAATGATTGTTCATGTTGCAATAGAACCAGAGAGAAATGGATATACCACTGGCCAGAAGAGTAAAAAAGTGAAGAATAAATGTCTTACAACTTACCACTATAGAATTTTCAACCTCGAGAACTGCAACGATAAAGGAAAAGGGTTGCATTGGTTCATTATCATCATATCCAGTATAGTAGCTCTGGTGGCTTGATCAAGGATGGAAAAAACAGAAGAAATTCAGTGCACATTGCATAATGTTCATGATATCTCAAAGCTAGAGTACCACTGCATCGAGTAACTTTCATCAAAGAACCATTTCCAGAACAGTTCAAATATTCATTGCATTGcatattaattcattttcaaaacagTTAAAATTGATCCACAGagtttcaattaaataatatgcAGTAACTTCTACATTAACTTATCTGGTGATTGGTGGCAAAGTCTCTTAAAACAAGCTCCACCTCTTCCACCACCCCTAGTTTCCGGAACCACTTAGCTAATACTGCAGAGGCTTCTTCCCCAACCATGATGCCATCTTTCTCCAAATCTAGTAGAAATTCTAATGCTGTATTTATTTTGCCTTCCTTCTCATAAGCAACCAATACTGAAGCTATGCATTTATCAGTGGGTTTGATACTTgcttttctcatattttcaaatgCAATTAGAGCCTTTTGACTTTGTCCAGCCATTGCATAAGCATTAACAACCAAACTGCACATCTTATCATTTGGGGTGATACCAGCCAATTGAATTGCATCAAACACCCTTTGTGCACCTTCCGCATTGCCAATCATAGAGTACGCTCTAAGCAGAGCCTTATAAACCTCACTGCCTGCAGTTATTTCATGTGCCTCCATTTCTTGAAGTAAATTCTCTCCTTCTTCAGGCATTCCAGCTCTGATGTAGGCCATGATCATTGCACCGTGTGATCTTTTATCCAAAGGTTCACCAAGCAACTTGATCTCTTCAAAATACTCCTTGGCCCGGTCATGACGGCCAGCCTTGCTGTACATGTGCACCATGGTAGTCAGAATTACTTGATCATAGATGAAGCCCCTTTGTTTCATGAGTGTGAGAAAATTTTCAGCATCCTCTAGTCGATTGTGCTTGCCATAATAATGGATTATCTTTGTATAGTCACGAATATTGACTTCAAAGGATTCTTCTTGAAGAGCATGCTTTGCCACCTAAAAATGTGCATAGATGCACATAGTAGTTTTAGACTGCAAGAAATAGAACatataaaaaatgcaaacataatATAAGTTGCATAGGTTCAGGTAAGAAAGTTATCACCTGCCTCCATAAATACTTGGGAAAATATCATTTGGCTTAAATTTTCATTCCAATATTTTCAACCCAAAGTAAATCACTCCCTTGTTACACAAACTTTCTAGACAGACAAGAACATTTAGATGGTCAGAGGAAAAAACTGCATTTCACCTCTATGACTAATCACAGAGCCATAAAATGGAGAACACGTCAATTTTCATAATAcatataactatttattttatatattcataagGCCACTTCACtactttttatgtaaataaataaacctcAAACTGGCATCTTTGCATGAGACTTCACATTTAAAACCAACAAAACCAATGGTGTAAATAAGACACAACCGTATGCAATTTGGAATTTGGATAGTTGGCATAAGTTCAAACCTCACTACAACTTATCAAGGAAACAGAAAATGTGAAATACCTCAAGGTAAACAGGATGTTCCATTATTCTCAACTCTTTCAGAACTGAAAGCCAGTCTGCTCTGATAGGGTTCATAATCCTCACCCATGATTCCAACAGATCAGATATGGTGCCTTTCTCTGCAGAAAAACATATAATCTGTCTCATCAAGGCTTTGCTTCGATTGGACATCCTGAAAGGAAGTTCAGATATGGCCTGTCGTTGTTCTATTGTGACATTTTTGCCAACCTCAATCCACCTAAaccttctttcattttcttcattcaCTTCTTTAACAACTTCCTCCGTACCGATACCAGCTAGTACTGAACCAAAACGGTGTTTGTGGAAACCAAGATAAATAGGGTTTTGGCATAATGAGTTTCTTCTAGACAAAACACCACCATTGGTTATTGAGTAGTGCGGGTAATACAAGTTGCACATTAGGTTATTATTGCAGTAGGTGCCCATCATTGATATATTTGATCAAAACCAGAACCTGATATCTCCTATGATATTTTAACCAATAAATCAAAAGATTCACGTCACAATAGGCAAGCACATGCAACCATAAATAGCAGCACAGATGTCTCACTCCATTTCCAAAAATTCATCCCAGAAGGAAACATGGTAGCtggtttatttattaacatgattaataaagaaaaatgctAACAACATATTATTCCTGTCTAGTAGCAATCATTTTCTCTAGCAAGATGCTAAACTTTTTGACCAAAACTTGACAGAAAAAGGGAGTGTGaggatttttttcaaaacttacCAATAAATGCATCACTCTGCAAATTCCATTCACCGTTCTGCAATAACAGAAGTTCAAAAACCTGGTACGCAGTTAAAAAACTTGTCAGAAAAAGGGATTGTGAAAATTTCTCCAAACTTACGGATGGAGTCTTAATAGATTAAGTGAAGCTCCGACACGGCTCAGAGGCCGCGCTTTCGCACTTTCCCGCTCCCGACGCGGTGAGGACACGGACACTCAGGAGCGTGCACGACAAGGTGTCGGGTACGAAAGCGCCGGAGAAGACACAGCTTGGTTGTGGGATGCGGAGTCCGTGGTGAACTGGTGAGAGCGTTCTTTTGCGGGGAAGAGTTGCAGAAAAaaccaaagaagaagaagataggAGAAATAAAGGAAGAATGCTGGAAAAGGTTTTGATCGAATAGTTCaagtataattactgatttgcactcttttattttttatttttttagtttaatttgatgtcatgtttttttaaattattgaatttagtattttaattattcaaaattattcaatttggttttttctttaaattataattaacattATGAAACGTATTAAGTTatgaaattcttttaatttcttttaaaaattttataatctgtTATATATGTAAGTAATTGTCACGTGATAgatgataaaatttgtttttaatttgatcttttattttaaattttttaatataatttaattttattattttttatttaagacaaaattgataaataaatttaattatgttttagtttatttgattttgtagGATGagtataatatgatatttatatgtTCGTGTTTTGTATTTTTCGATTTATTCATATTTAGTATCTGTGTAATCGTTACTATGTACTTCATGGAATTAAAAAACTTCAGACAAGAAAATACTAGATACccactaaattaaaaataatattttattcctaGTTATATTCAAAATAGTTTGGTACTAcgcttttttaatttttaatttttcataaaatattactattgtAATCGGCCAACCCAATT
This region of Vigna unguiculata cultivar IT97K-499-35 chromosome 5, ASM411807v1, whole genome shotgun sequence genomic DNA includes:
- the LOC114184904 gene encoding pentatricopeptide repeat-containing protein At1g01970, whose protein sequence is MMGTYCNNNLMCNLYYPHYSITNGGVLSRRNSLCQNPIYLGFHKHRFGSVLAGIGTEEVVKEVNEENERRFRWIEVGKNVTIEQRQAISELPFRMSNRSKALMRQIICFSAEKGTISDLLESWVRIMNPIRADWLSVLKELRIMEHPVYLEVAKHALQEESFEVNIRDYTKIIHYYGKHNRLEDAENFLTLMKQRGFIYDQVILTTMVHMYSKAGRHDRAKEYFEEIKLLGEPLDKRSHGAMIMAYIRAGMPEEGENLLQEMEAHEITAGSEVYKALLRAYSMIGNAEGAQRVFDAIQLAGITPNDKMCSLVVNAYAMAGQSQKALIAFENMRKASIKPTDKCIASVLVAYEKEGKINTALEFLLDLEKDGIMVGEEASAVLAKWFRKLGVVEEVELVLRDFATNHQIS